A genomic stretch from Bosea sp. F3-2 includes:
- a CDS encoding PLP-dependent aminotransferase family protein yields MAQAKADSDEALHWVGRLDPAAGPRYLQIVAQLEQAVTEGLLRPGDKLPPQRRLAEHFAVDLTTVTRAFGEARERGLIDAVTGRGSFISARQEQEGPPLDLSMTIPPAPKGLRLGELMQRGIAEILARSDADQLMNYHGGAGSLAERAAGAAWLAPLLGALPPDRIAVVPGAQTGLNALLSLLARPGEPILMEPLAYPGLIDAARQRRLAMVPVASDADGPLPDALDEAAGRHGARLFALTPTLQNPTCVTLPERRRQDLVAVARRRDITLIEDDPYSLLAGDAPAPLAALAPERTWHVATLSKVLTPGLRTAFVVMPEGADSTAFLAALRATALMPAPLMTALAAHWIRIGAAKDLLEGVRREAAERQLLAKEILPETMQGHPHALHVWQPLPAHWERSSLIERARVAGLGVMAADAFSTGGAAPDAIRIALGAIPERARLAEALGLLAGLIRGDARETDPIRLNQPDR; encoded by the coding sequence TTGGCTCAGGCGAAGGCCGACAGCGACGAAGCGCTCCACTGGGTCGGCCGGCTCGATCCGGCGGCGGGGCCGCGCTATCTGCAGATCGTCGCGCAGCTTGAGCAGGCCGTCACTGAGGGGCTTCTCCGGCCCGGCGACAAGCTGCCGCCGCAGCGCCGGCTGGCGGAGCATTTCGCGGTCGATCTCACCACGGTGACGCGCGCCTTCGGCGAGGCTCGCGAACGCGGGCTGATCGACGCGGTGACGGGGCGCGGCTCCTTCATCTCGGCGCGGCAGGAGCAGGAAGGGCCGCCGCTCGATCTCAGCATGACCATCCCACCGGCGCCGAAGGGTTTGCGGCTGGGCGAGCTGATGCAGCGCGGCATCGCCGAGATTCTGGCGCGCAGTGATGCCGACCAGCTGATGAACTACCATGGCGGGGCAGGCTCGCTCGCCGAACGCGCCGCCGGAGCGGCCTGGCTCGCGCCGCTATTGGGCGCGCTTCCGCCTGACCGCATCGCGGTGGTGCCGGGTGCCCAGACCGGCCTCAACGCCCTGCTCTCGCTGCTGGCCCGGCCCGGCGAGCCGATCCTGATGGAGCCCCTCGCCTATCCCGGCCTGATCGATGCCGCCCGTCAGCGTCGGCTCGCCATGGTGCCGGTCGCAAGCGACGCCGACGGGCCGCTCCCGGACGCCCTCGACGAGGCTGCCGGCCGACATGGCGCCAGGCTGTTCGCGCTGACGCCGACGTTGCAGAACCCGACCTGCGTCACCCTGCCCGAACGGCGCCGGCAGGACCTCGTCGCGGTCGCCCGCCGACGCGACATCACCCTGATCGAGGACGATCCCTACAGCCTGCTCGCCGGCGATGCCCCCGCACCGCTCGCTGCGCTGGCGCCCGAGCGGACATGGCATGTCGCGACCTTGTCGAAGGTTCTGACGCCCGGCCTGCGCACGGCCTTCGTCGTCATGCCGGAGGGAGCCGACAGCACTGCGTTCCTCGCCGCCCTGCGCGCGACGGCCCTGATGCCGGCGCCGCTGATGACGGCGCTCGCTGCGCACTGGATCAGGATCGGCGCGGCCAAGGATCTGCTGGAAGGCGTGCGGCGCGAGGCGGCCGAACGGCAGCTGCTGGCGAAGGAAATCCTGCCCGAAACGATGCAGGGCCATCCGCATGCCCTGCATGTCTGGCAACCCCTGCCTGCGCATTGGGAGCGCAGCAGCCTGATCGAGCGCGCCCGCGTCGCGGGGCTCGGCGTCATGGCGGCCGACGCCTTCAGCACGGGCGGCGCGGCGCCGGACGCAATCCGGATCGCGCTCGGAGCGATCCCGGAGCGGGCGAGGCTCGCCGAGGCGCTCGGCCTCCTCGCCGGGCTGATCCGCGGCGATGCGCGAGAGACGGATCCGATCAGGTTGAATCAACCTGATCGGTGA
- a CDS encoding DUF983 domain-containing protein: MSGEHWPPLSPLQTGLRGRCPRCGQGKMFESFLKLKPKCEVCGLDYSFADPADGPAFFVMMFVCIPAAAFPLWLELTYNPPTWVHLVTTLPLILLTCIPPLQPLKGWLVASQFFHKAEEGRLARPTPQEKPAASS, from the coding sequence ATGTCCGGCGAGCACTGGCCGCCACTCTCTCCGCTCCAGACCGGCCTGCGCGGCCGCTGCCCGCGCTGCGGGCAGGGCAAGATGTTCGAGAGCTTCCTGAAGCTGAAGCCGAAATGCGAGGTCTGTGGGCTGGATTATTCCTTCGCGGATCCCGCCGATGGACCGGCCTTCTTCGTGATGATGTTCGTCTGCATCCCGGCCGCAGCCTTCCCGCTCTGGCTGGAGCTGACCTACAACCCGCCGACCTGGGTGCATCTGGTCACGACGCTGCCGCTGATCCTGCTGACCTGCATTCCACCGCTTCAGCCGCTGAAGGGCTGGCTCGTCGCCTCGCAATTCTTCCACAAGGCGGAAGAAGGTCGGCTCGCCCGCCCGACGCCGCAGGAAAAGCCGGCCGCCTCGAGTTGA
- the lpdA gene encoding dihydrolipoyl dehydrogenase, whose translation MTEITCKLLVIGAGPGGYVCAIRAGQLGIDTVIVESTKLGGSCLNVGCIPSKAMIHVAEEFEKAAEAAAGKTPFGLTVAEPKLDLKQAVTWKDGIVQRLNNGVAALLRKAKVKIVHGRARFRDGKTVVVETETGPKTIHAEAIVIATGSAPVELPFLPFGGNVISSTGALALTELPKRLVVVGGGYIGLELGIAFARMGSKVTVVEALERILPLYDTELTGPVSKRLTALGVEVLTGAKALGPTAKGDGLRIETADGSERSLPADKVLVTVGRKPVTEDLGLENLVLDMDGRFIRIGERCETSMRGIYAIGDVTGEPMLAHRAMAQGEMVAEIVAGLPRAWDKRGIAAICFTDPEIVSVGLSPEEAKRAGHELKIGQFPFAANGRAMTRHGEAGFVRVVAQAGSELVLGIQAVGQGVSELSAAFGLAIEMGATLQDIAGTIHAHPTLGEAFPEAAMKALGHALHI comes from the coding sequence ATGACCGAGATCACCTGCAAGCTCCTCGTCATCGGTGCCGGCCCCGGCGGCTATGTCTGCGCCATCCGCGCCGGCCAGCTCGGCATCGATACCGTCATCGTCGAAAGCACCAAGCTCGGCGGCAGCTGCCTCAATGTCGGCTGCATCCCCTCCAAGGCGATGATCCATGTCGCCGAGGAGTTCGAGAAGGCGGCCGAGGCCGCCGCCGGCAAGACGCCCTTCGGCCTGACGGTCGCTGAGCCGAAGCTCGACCTGAAGCAGGCCGTGACCTGGAAGGACGGCATCGTCCAGCGCCTCAACAACGGCGTCGCGGCGCTGCTGCGCAAGGCCAAGGTCAAGATCGTCCATGGCCGCGCCCGTTTCCGCGACGGCAAGACGGTCGTGGTCGAGACCGAGACCGGACCGAAGACGATTCATGCCGAGGCTATCGTTATCGCCACCGGCTCGGCCCCGGTCGAACTGCCCTTCCTGCCCTTCGGCGGCAACGTCATCTCCTCGACCGGCGCGCTGGCGCTGACCGAGCTGCCGAAGCGCCTCGTCGTGGTCGGCGGCGGCTATATCGGGCTGGAGCTGGGTATCGCCTTTGCCAGGATGGGCAGCAAGGTCACGGTGGTGGAGGCGCTGGAGCGCATCCTGCCGCTCTACGATACTGAACTCACCGGCCCGGTCTCGAAGCGCCTGACCGCGCTCGGCGTCGAGGTTTTGACCGGGGCCAAGGCGCTTGGCCCGACGGCCAAGGGCGACGGCTTACGGATCGAGACGGCTGATGGCTCCGAGCGCAGCCTACCTGCTGATAAGGTTCTGGTCACGGTCGGGCGCAAGCCCGTCACCGAGGATCTCGGCCTCGAGAACCTCGTCCTCGATATGGACGGCCGTTTCATCCGCATCGGCGAGCGCTGCGAGACGTCGATGCGCGGCATCTATGCCATTGGCGACGTCACCGGCGAACCGATGCTGGCGCATCGCGCCATGGCGCAGGGCGAGATGGTGGCAGAGATCGTCGCCGGACTGCCGCGGGCCTGGGATAAGCGCGGCATCGCGGCGATCTGCTTCACCGATCCTGAGATCGTCTCGGTCGGTCTCTCGCCCGAGGAGGCGAAGCGTGCCGGCCATGAGCTGAAGATCGGCCAGTTCCCCTTCGCCGCCAATGGCCGGGCCATGACACGCCACGGCGAGGCTGGCTTCGTGCGCGTCGTCGCGCAGGCCGGCAGTGAGCTGGTGCTGGGCATCCAGGCGGTGGGGCAGGGCGTTTCGGAGTTGTCCGCCGCCTTTGGGCTCGCCATCGAGATGGGCGCGACACTGCAGGACATCGCCGGCACGATCCACGCCCATCCGACGCTCGGCGAGGCCTTCCCGGAGGCCGCGATGAAGGCGCTGGGGCACGCGCTGCACATCTGA
- a CDS encoding dihydrolipoamide acetyltransferase family protein — translation MGERIIKLPDVGEGIAEAELVEWHVKVGDIVREDDLLAAVMTDKATVEIPSPVEGEVTWVGAEVGDTVAIGSALVKLKVAGEGGAAAEAPEVVATEAAPAEKAAATPVAPAKAEKPAVPAAPAKPAAPPPPKPAATQNRVSAAPAQRRAPGEKPLASPAVRLKAREAGVDLRQVPGTGPAGRITHDDIDAFLLRGPEPARGLGFAEKNAVTDIKVVGLRRRIAEKMALSKSRIPHITIVEEVNVSPLEDLRATLNKKPTPERPKLTLLPFLMRAMVKALAEQPALNALYDDEAGIVRQHAAINIGIATQTPSGLIVPVVKHAEARDLWGCGIELNRLAERARDGTATRDELTGSTITITSLGALGGIATTPVINYPEVAIVGVNKMVVRPVWDGTTFVPRKMMNLSSSFDHRVIDGWDAAVFVQRLKELLENPATLFVDL, via the coding sequence ATGGGCGAGCGCATCATCAAGCTGCCGGATGTCGGCGAGGGCATTGCCGAGGCTGAGCTTGTCGAGTGGCACGTCAAGGTCGGCGATATCGTTCGCGAGGACGATCTGCTCGCCGCCGTGATGACCGACAAGGCGACAGTCGAGATTCCCTCGCCGGTCGAGGGCGAGGTCACCTGGGTGGGTGCGGAGGTCGGCGACACCGTCGCGATCGGCTCGGCCCTGGTAAAGCTCAAGGTAGCTGGTGAGGGCGGTGCTGCCGCCGAAGCGCCCGAGGTTGTAGCCACGGAAGCAGCTCCGGCCGAGAAAGCGGCTGCAACCCCTGTCGCTCCGGCCAAGGCGGAGAAGCCCGCGGTGCCGGCCGCTCCCGCCAAGCCTGCCGCGCCTCCGCCGCCGAAGCCCGCGGCGACACAGAACCGCGTCAGTGCCGCTCCGGCCCAGCGTCGCGCACCGGGCGAGAAGCCGCTGGCTTCGCCGGCCGTGCGTCTCAAGGCCCGCGAGGCTGGCGTCGATCTGCGCCAGGTGCCGGGTACCGGCCCTGCCGGCCGCATCACCCATGACGACATCGACGCCTTCCTGCTGCGCGGGCCTGAGCCGGCGCGTGGGCTTGGTTTCGCTGAGAAGAATGCCGTTACCGACATCAAGGTCGTCGGTCTGCGCCGTCGCATCGCCGAGAAGATGGCGCTGTCGAAGTCGCGCATCCCGCACATCACCATCGTCGAGGAGGTCAATGTCTCGCCGCTGGAGGACCTGCGCGCCACCCTCAACAAGAAGCCGACCCCGGAGCGGCCGAAGCTGACGCTCTTGCCCTTCCTGATGCGCGCCATGGTCAAGGCGCTCGCCGAGCAGCCGGCGCTCAACGCGCTCTATGACGACGAGGCCGGCATCGTCCGCCAGCATGCCGCGATCAATATCGGCATCGCGACGCAGACGCCCTCGGGACTGATCGTGCCGGTGGTGAAGCATGCCGAGGCGCGCGATCTCTGGGGCTGCGGCATCGAGCTCAATCGCCTTGCCGAGCGCGCCCGCGACGGCACCGCGACCCGCGACGAGCTGACCGGCTCGACCATCACCATCACCTCGCTCGGCGCGCTCGGCGGCATCGCGACGACGCCGGTGATCAACTATCCGGAAGTCGCCATCGTCGGCGTCAACAAGATGGTGGTCCGGCCCGTCTGGGACGGCACCACCTTCGTGCCGCGCAAGATGATGAACCTGTCCTCCAGCTTCGACCACCGCGTCATCGACGGCTGGGATGCCGCCGTCTTCGTGCAGCGGCTGAAGGAGCTGCTGGAGAACCCGGCCACGCTCTTCGTGGATCTGTGA
- a CDS encoding alpha-ketoacid dehydrogenase subunit beta — protein sequence MAKMTMIEAIRSAMDVSMGRDDNVVVFGEDVGFFGGVFRCTHGLQQKYGVSRCFDAPISEAGIVGTAIGMAAYGLKPCIEIQFADYMYPAYDQIVSEAARLRYRSAGDFTCPMVIRMPTGGGIFGGQTHSQSPEALFTHVSGLKTIVPSNPYDAKGLLIAAIEDPDPVIFLEPKRLYNGPFDGHHDRPVTAWSKHELSEVPEGHYTVPLGKAVTRREGNAVTILAYGTMVHVALAAAEDTGIDAEIIDLRTLVPLDLEAIIASVEKTGRCIVLHEATLTSGFGGELVALVQEHCFYHLEAPVMRVTGWDTPYPHAQEWDYFPGPARLGQALRDIMEAR from the coding sequence ATGGCCAAGATGACGATGATCGAGGCGATCCGCTCCGCCATGGACGTCTCGATGGGCCGCGACGACAATGTCGTGGTCTTCGGCGAGGATGTCGGCTTCTTCGGCGGCGTCTTCCGCTGCACCCACGGGCTCCAGCAGAAATACGGCGTCTCGCGCTGCTTCGACGCGCCGATCAGCGAGGCCGGCATCGTCGGCACCGCGATCGGCATGGCTGCCTATGGCCTCAAGCCCTGCATCGAGATCCAGTTCGCTGACTACATGTACCCGGCCTATGACCAGATCGTCTCGGAGGCGGCGCGCCTGCGCTACCGCTCGGCCGGCGACTTCACCTGCCCGATGGTGATCCGCATGCCGACCGGTGGCGGGATCTTCGGCGGCCAGACCCACAGCCAGAGCCCGGAAGCGCTGTTCACCCATGTCTCCGGCCTGAAGACGATCGTGCCGTCCAACCCCTACGACGCCAAGGGCCTGCTGATCGCCGCGATCGAGGACCCCGACCCGGTGATCTTCCTCGAACCGAAGCGGCTCTATAACGGCCCCTTCGACGGCCATCACGACCGCCCGGTCACGGCCTGGTCGAAGCATGAGCTCTCCGAGGTGCCGGAAGGCCACTACACCGTGCCGCTCGGCAAGGCGGTGACGCGGCGTGAGGGCAATGCCGTCACCATCCTCGCCTATGGCACCATGGTCCATGTCGCATTGGCGGCGGCGGAGGATACCGGCATCGACGCCGAAATCATCGACCTGCGCACGCTCGTCCCGCTCGATCTCGAAGCGATCATCGCCTCGGTCGAGAAGACCGGCCGCTGCATCGTCCTGCACGAGGCGACGCTGACCTCCGGCTTCGGCGGCGAGCTGGTCGCGCTGGTGCAGGAGCATTGCTTCTACCATCTGGAGGCGCCGGTGATGCGCGTCACCGGCTGGGACACGCCCTATCCGCATGCGCAGGAATGGGACTATTTCCCCGGTCCCGCCCGCCTCGGACAGGCGCTGCGCGACATCATGGAGGCACGCTGA
- a CDS encoding 3-methyl-2-oxobutanoate dehydrogenase (2-methylpropanoyl-transferring) subunit alpha, with product MSSDKAGSAPVATQPLQFHVPKPASRPGEKPDFSHVVIPKAGSVARPPVDVDPKDIRDLAYSIIRVLNREGEAVGPWVPDLSHDDLIRGLRHMMTLRTFDARMQMAQRQGKTSFYMQHTGEEAVSCAFRIALEPGDMNFPTYRQAGLLIAHDYPLVDMMCQIYSNERDPLRGRQLPIMYSSKEHGFFTISGNLATQFVQAVGWAMASAIKNDTRIAAAWIGDGSTAESDFHAALVFASTYKAPVVLNVVNNQWAISTFQGIARGGSGTFAARGLGFGIPALRVDGNDYLATYAVAQWAVERARRNLGPTLVEYVTYRAGAHSTSDDPSAYRPKHESDDWPLGDPLIRLKQHLIAVGAWSEERHKQAEAEILATVIAAQKEAESFGTLHSGGKPSARDIFEDVYAELPPHLRRQRQQIGV from the coding sequence ATGAGCAGCGACAAGGCCGGCAGCGCGCCGGTAGCGACCCAGCCACTGCAGTTCCACGTCCCCAAACCCGCGAGTCGTCCCGGCGAGAAGCCCGACTTCTCCCATGTCGTGATCCCCAAGGCGGGCTCCGTCGCCCGTCCACCGGTCGATGTCGACCCCAAGGACATACGCGATCTCGCCTATTCGATCATCCGCGTGCTCAACCGCGAGGGCGAGGCCGTCGGCCCCTGGGTTCCGGATCTCTCGCATGACGATCTGATCCGCGGCCTGCGCCACATGATGACGCTGCGCACCTTCGATGCGCGCATGCAGATGGCGCAGCGCCAGGGCAAGACCTCGTTCTACATGCAGCACACCGGCGAGGAGGCGGTGAGCTGCGCCTTCCGCATCGCGCTCGAGCCCGGCGACATGAACTTCCCGACCTATCGCCAGGCGGGTCTGCTGATCGCGCATGACTACCCGCTCGTCGACATGATGTGCCAGATCTACTCGAACGAGCGCGATCCGCTGCGCGGCCGGCAGCTGCCGATCATGTATTCGTCGAAGGAGCACGGCTTCTTCACCATTTCCGGCAACCTCGCGACGCAGTTCGTCCAGGCCGTCGGCTGGGCGATGGCCTCAGCCATCAAGAACGACACCCGCATCGCCGCCGCCTGGATCGGCGACGGTTCCACGGCGGAATCGGATTTCCACGCCGCCCTCGTCTTCGCCTCGACCTACAAGGCGCCGGTCGTCCTCAACGTCGTCAACAACCAGTGGGCGATCTCGACCTTCCAGGGCATCGCGCGCGGCGGCTCCGGCACCTTTGCCGCAAGGGGCCTCGGCTTCGGCATCCCGGCCTTGCGCGTCGACGGCAACGACTACCTCGCCACCTATGCCGTCGCGCAATGGGCGGTCGAGCGTGCCCGCCGCAATCTGGGTCCCACGCTGGTCGAATACGTCACCTATCGCGCCGGCGCCCATTCCACCTCGGACGATCCCTCCGCCTATCGCCCCAAGCATGAATCCGACGACTGGCCGCTGGGCGACCCGCTGATCCGGCTGAAGCAGCATCTCATCGCCGTCGGCGCCTGGTCGGAGGAACGCCACAAGCAGGCGGAGGCCGAGATCCTCGCCACCGTCATCGCGGCGCAGAAGGAGGCCGAGAGCTTCGGCACGCTGCATTCCGGCGGCAAGCCCTCGGCGCGCGACATCTTCGAGGATGTCTATGCCGAGCTGCCGCCGCATCTGCGCCGCCAGCGCCAGCAGATCGGGGTGTGA
- a CDS encoding Lrp/AsnC family transcriptional regulator → MNKKSQNGPALDLIDRKILAALREDGRLTTQALAEKVGLSPSPCWTRVKRLEESGAIEKYVALLDHKALGYNNIVFVEITLDKHDDKVLDQCGEALSRAPEVVEAHLVTGEYDYLAKVVVSGTDHYERFLRGTIYRIPGVRQTRTTFGLRALKRTLSVDPLKVVG, encoded by the coding sequence ATGAACAAAAAGAGCCAGAACGGTCCTGCTCTCGATCTGATCGATCGCAAGATTCTCGCCGCGCTGCGCGAGGATGGGCGGCTGACAACGCAGGCATTGGCCGAGAAGGTGGGCCTGTCACCCTCGCCCTGCTGGACGCGGGTGAAGCGGCTGGAAGAGTCAGGCGCGATCGAGAAATATGTCGCACTGCTCGACCACAAGGCGCTCGGCTACAACAACATCGTCTTCGTCGAGATCACGCTCGACAAGCATGACGACAAGGTGCTCGACCAGTGCGGCGAGGCGCTGAGCCGGGCGCCGGAGGTGGTCGAGGCGCATCTCGTGACGGGCGAGTACGACTATCTCGCCAAGGTCGTGGTCAGCGGCACCGACCATTACGAGCGCTTCCTGCGCGGAACGATCTACCGCATCCCCGGCGTGCGCCAGACGCGAACGACCTTCGGCTTGAGGGCGCTGAAGCGGACGCTCTCGGTCGATCCGCTGAAGGTTGTAGGGTGA
- a CDS encoding LLM class flavin-dependent oxidoreductase: protein MAQELEFGLDTFGDVTNGADGKPLPHAQVIRNLVEEAVLADSVGIDFIGVGEHHRADFAVSSPETVLAGMATRTSRIKLGSAVTVLSSDDPIRVFQRFSTVDALSNGRAEVILGRGSFTESFPLFGFDLRQYEQLFEEKLDLFAALLPQEPVSWQGSIRPPLKDQLVYPPVEHGPLKTWIGVGGSPESVVRAVRYDLPLMLAIIGGDPLRFKPYVDLYHRAYGQIGKPAKPVGVHSPGYVAATDEQAKEEFFPAFKANRDRIGAERGWPPMSREDFEQEVAGGSLYLGSPETVARKIAATAKGLGIARFQLKYSAGPLAHEKLMECIRLYGEKVIPLVREMLG from the coding sequence ATGGCGCAGGAACTGGAATTCGGGCTCGACACTTTCGGCGACGTCACCAACGGGGCGGACGGCAAGCCGCTGCCGCATGCGCAGGTGATCCGCAATCTCGTCGAGGAAGCCGTGCTGGCCGACAGCGTCGGCATCGATTTCATCGGTGTCGGCGAGCATCACCGTGCCGATTTCGCTGTTTCCTCGCCCGAGACCGTGCTGGCCGGCATGGCCACGCGCACCAGCCGCATCAAGCTCGGCTCCGCCGTCACCGTTCTCTCCTCGGACGACCCGATCCGCGTCTTCCAGCGCTTCTCGACGGTGGATGCGCTTTCGAACGGGCGCGCCGAGGTCATCCTCGGCCGCGGCTCCTTCACCGAGTCCTTTCCGCTCTTCGGCTTCGACCTGCGGCAGTACGAGCAGCTCTTCGAGGAGAAGCTCGATCTCTTCGCCGCACTGCTGCCGCAGGAGCCGGTGAGCTGGCAGGGCTCGATCCGTCCGCCGCTCAAGGACCAGCTCGTTTATCCGCCGGTCGAGCACGGTCCGCTCAAGACCTGGATCGGTGTCGGCGGCAGCCCGGAATCGGTGGTGCGTGCGGTGCGCTACGACCTGCCGCTGATGCTCGCCATCATCGGCGGCGACCCGCTGCGCTTCAAACCCTATGTCGATCTTTACCACCGCGCCTATGGGCAGATCGGCAAGCCGGCGAAGCCGGTGGGCGTGCATTCGCCGGGCTATGTCGCCGCGACCGACGAGCAGGCCAAGGAGGAGTTCTTTCCGGCGTTCAAGGCGAATCGGGACCGCATCGGCGCCGAGCGTGGCTGGCCGCCGATGAGCCGCGAGGACTTCGAGCAGGAGGTCGCGGGCGGCTCGCTTTATCTCGGCTCGCCCGAGACGGTGGCGCGCAAGATCGCCGCGACCGCCAAGGGCCTCGGCATCGCCCGCTTCCAGCTCAAATACAGCGCCGGCCCGCTGGCGCATGAGAAGCTGATGGAGTGCATCCGGCTTTATGGCGAGAAGGTCATTCCGCTGGTGCGGGAGATGCTGGGGTAG
- a CDS encoding LysR family transcriptional regulator, with protein MIIRQLVYLDALAREKHFRRAAEACHVSQPTLSAAIVQLEEELGVLIVERGRRFQGFTKEGEVVLAHARRILAEAEVMKDSIAELREGVSGRIRLGAIPTALPMIAHITAPFSDRYPAVSLTVLSLTSQEIQEGIDNFELDVGLTYLDNEPLDRVISKPIYQESYVLLTREDGPLGVRNTISWAEAAEHKLCLLTGDMQNRRIIDGIFRSVGTAPRPVIETNSIFNLCSHAGIQGVASIVSLQLLEFFGVPLGTKALSLVEPEAQRTIGLIVADRQPVAPLARNLLMMTQPMTDARLPRRPIVR; from the coding sequence ATGATCATTCGCCAGCTGGTCTATCTCGATGCGCTCGCCCGCGAGAAGCATTTCCGCCGCGCAGCCGAGGCCTGCCACGTCTCGCAGCCGACGCTGTCGGCCGCGATCGTGCAGCTGGAAGAAGAACTCGGCGTGCTGATCGTCGAGCGCGGCCGGCGCTTCCAGGGCTTCACCAAGGAAGGCGAGGTCGTTCTCGCCCATGCCCGGCGCATTCTGGCCGAGGCCGAGGTCATGAAGGATTCGATCGCCGAGCTGCGCGAGGGCGTCTCCGGCCGCATCCGGCTCGGCGCGATCCCGACCGCGCTGCCGATGATCGCCCATATCACCGCACCGTTCTCGGACCGCTATCCGGCGGTGTCGCTCACCGTGCTCTCGCTGACCTCGCAGGAGATCCAGGAGGGCATCGACAATTTCGAGCTCGATGTCGGGCTGACCTATCTCGACAACGAACCGCTCGACCGGGTGATCTCCAAGCCGATCTATCAGGAATCCTATGTGCTGCTGACGCGCGAGGACGGGCCTCTGGGCGTGCGCAACACCATCAGCTGGGCTGAGGCCGCCGAGCACAAGCTCTGCCTGCTCACCGGCGACATGCAGAACCGGCGCATCATCGACGGCATCTTCCGCTCGGTCGGCACTGCGCCGCGCCCGGTCATCGAGACCAACTCGATCTTCAATCTGTGTTCCCATGCCGGCATCCAGGGCGTCGCCAGCATCGTCTCGCTGCAATTGCTGGAGTTCTTCGGCGTGCCGCTCGGCACGAAGGCGCTGTCGCTGGTCGAGCCGGAGGCGCAGCGCACGATCGGGCTGATCGTCGCCGACCGTCAGCCCGTCGCGCCGCTCGCCCGCAACCTGCTGATGATGACACAGCCGATGACGGATGCACGGCTGCCGCGGCGGCCGATCGTACGATAG
- a CDS encoding NAD(P)H-dependent oxidoreductase subunit E: MAGYPAWDQDSARTIIAGLAHLEGATLPMLHALQDEFGYVDPQAVPLIAEALNLSRAEVHGAISFYHDFKTAPQPARLVKLCRAEACQSLGCEKVVAELAAEHGIVVDGGPSGDALVETVYCLGNCALGPSALVDGELIGRVDAARIAGLCQHGRA; this comes from the coding sequence ATGGCGGGTTATCCAGCCTGGGATCAGGACAGCGCGCGCACGATCATCGCCGGTCTGGCGCATCTGGAAGGCGCCACGCTGCCGATGCTGCACGCCCTGCAGGACGAATTCGGCTATGTCGACCCGCAGGCCGTGCCGCTGATCGCGGAGGCGCTGAACCTGTCGCGCGCCGAGGTCCATGGCGCGATTTCCTTCTACCACGACTTCAAGACCGCGCCGCAGCCAGCCCGCCTCGTCAAGCTCTGCCGGGCGGAAGCCTGCCAGTCGCTCGGCTGCGAAAAGGTCGTCGCCGAGCTCGCCGCTGAGCACGGCATCGTCGTCGACGGTGGACCGTCCGGCGACGCACTGGTCGAAACGGTGTATTGTCTTGGCAATTGCGCGCTCGGGCCTTCGGCCCTGGTCGACGGCGAACTGATCGGGCGCGTCGATGCAGCCCGCATCGCCGGGCTCTGCCAGCACGGAAGGGCGTGA